One window from the genome of Amycolatopsis sp. NBC_01480 encodes:
- a CDS encoding ABC transporter substrate-binding protein, with protein MKLSKTLITAGALASAASLLAACGQGQVGQSGGSGGTSNTANSKKLALVPGVQAEPFYISMQCAAQDEAKKLGYDLTTQAPQMFDAAMQTTIVNALGSNPPAALLVTPTDDKAMLAPIQQVKNRGTKIVEVDTSLQDKSVAVSSISSDNTEGGKMAAQTLAKLAGGKSGSVLILDTIAGTSTTAARAKGFEDELKNTPNLKSAGIQFTQNEPDQAAAKVTAALASTPDLIGIFATNLNTGEGAATGLRNAGKIGQVNLIGFDASPSEVDGLRKGEYQGLIAQDPASIGVQGVDQAVASLEGKTVTRNLTAQLHSITKADMDANSQYFYKQKC; from the coding sequence ATGAAGCTGAGCAAGACCCTGATCACCGCCGGCGCGCTCGCCTCGGCCGCCTCGCTGCTGGCTGCCTGCGGCCAGGGCCAGGTGGGCCAGAGCGGTGGCTCCGGCGGCACGTCGAACACGGCGAACAGCAAGAAGCTCGCGCTGGTGCCGGGAGTGCAGGCCGAGCCGTTCTACATCTCGATGCAGTGCGCGGCGCAGGACGAGGCCAAGAAGCTGGGCTACGACCTGACCACCCAGGCGCCGCAGATGTTCGACGCGGCCATGCAGACCACGATCGTCAACGCGCTGGGCTCCAACCCGCCGGCCGCCCTGCTCGTCACCCCGACCGACGACAAGGCGATGCTCGCGCCGATCCAGCAGGTGAAGAACCGCGGCACGAAGATCGTCGAGGTGGACACCTCGCTGCAGGACAAGAGCGTCGCGGTTTCGTCCATCTCCTCGGACAACACCGAGGGCGGCAAGATGGCCGCGCAGACGCTGGCGAAGCTGGCCGGCGGCAAGAGCGGCTCGGTGCTGATCCTCGACACCATCGCGGGCACCTCGACCACGGCCGCGCGCGCCAAGGGCTTCGAGGACGAGCTGAAGAACACCCCGAACCTCAAGTCGGCGGGCATCCAGTTCACCCAGAACGAGCCCGACCAGGCCGCCGCCAAGGTCACCGCGGCGCTGGCCTCGACGCCGGACCTGATCGGCATCTTCGCCACCAACCTCAACACCGGTGAGGGCGCGGCGACCGGCCTGCGCAACGCGGGCAAGATCGGCCAGGTCAACCTGATCGGCTTCGACGCCAGCCCGTCCGAAGTGGACGGCCTGCGCAAGGGCGAGTACCAGGGCCTGATCGCCCAGGACCCGGCCTCGATCGGCGTCCAGGGCGTCGACCAGGCGGTGGCCTCGCTGGAGGGCAAGACGGTGACCCGCAACCTCACCGCGCAGCTGCACTCCATCACCAAGGCCGACATGGACGCGAACTCGCAGTACTTCTACAAGCAGAAGTGCTGA
- a CDS encoding sensor histidine kinase yields MTEGARLPWRPAPAGTATASVLAAARKASDELMDGLTGVRARRATHGLRRLFGFAGLGLTDLSGSLLWSGRPGADEAVAQVLDEVLHSEEPVSAGGVAAVPLHVHDELAGALLVLGDPPGGVLRQAADVVVQALERGRLEASADQAAQAELRALRAEMSPHFVYNALTVIASLVRDEPDRARDLMLDFADYTRYSLARHGEYTVVAEEFRAVETYLALQRAVLGERLRVQVRVAPEVLAVAVPYLVLEPLVENAIRHGIEPRSGAGLVQVHGQAEGNDCVISVEDDGVGMDPALAADILAGRVADGAGLGLANVDKRLRNVYGAWYGLTVETGLAVGTRVIVRVPRFQPGVLP; encoded by the coding sequence ATGACCGAGGGTGCGCGCCTGCCCTGGCGGCCCGCCCCGGCCGGCACCGCCACCGCGTCCGTGCTCGCCGCGGCCAGGAAGGCCTCCGACGAGCTGATGGACGGGCTCACCGGCGTCCGCGCGCGCCGGGCCACCCACGGGTTGCGGCGGCTGTTCGGCTTCGCCGGGCTCGGCCTCACGGACCTCTCGGGTTCACTGCTGTGGTCCGGGCGGCCGGGCGCCGATGAAGCCGTCGCCCAGGTGCTGGACGAGGTGCTGCACAGCGAGGAGCCGGTGTCCGCGGGCGGGGTGGCCGCGGTGCCGCTGCACGTCCACGACGAGCTGGCCGGCGCGTTGCTGGTGCTCGGCGATCCGCCCGGCGGCGTCCTGCGGCAGGCAGCCGACGTTGTCGTGCAGGCGCTCGAACGCGGCCGGCTGGAAGCCTCCGCCGACCAGGCCGCGCAGGCCGAGCTGCGGGCGCTGCGAGCGGAGATGTCGCCGCACTTCGTGTACAACGCGCTGACGGTGATCGCGTCGCTGGTTCGCGACGAGCCGGACCGCGCGCGCGACCTGATGCTGGACTTCGCGGACTACACGCGCTACAGCTTGGCGCGCCACGGCGAGTACACCGTGGTGGCCGAGGAGTTCCGCGCGGTGGAGACGTACCTGGCGCTGCAGCGCGCGGTGCTCGGCGAGCGGCTGCGGGTCCAGGTGCGGGTGGCGCCGGAGGTGCTGGCCGTCGCGGTGCCGTACCTGGTGCTGGAGCCGCTGGTGGAGAACGCGATCCGGCACGGCATCGAGCCGCGGTCCGGCGCCGGGCTGGTCCAGGTGCACGGGCAGGCGGAAGGGAACGACTGCGTGATCAGCGTGGAGGACGACGGCGTCGGCATGGACCCGGCGCTCGCGGCGGACATCCTCGCCGGGCGCGTGGCCGACGGCGCCGGGCTCGGACTGGCCAATGTGGACAAACGGCTTCGCAACGTCTACGGCGCCTGGTACGGGCTGACCGTCGAAACCGGACTCGCTGTCGGCACCCGGGTGATCGTGCGGGTGCCGCGGTTCCAGCCGGGGGTGCTGCCGTGA